CCTGCAGAGATGCATGACGAGAGTTCTTGAGCCAGGTGCCACCAGAGGGAAGAATGGGGGTGCTAACTATTGGTGTCTTTGCCAGGGTGTCCGCTGGGTGGGATCGGAGGAGGCACCATCACCCGTGGCTGGCGGGGAGAGTTCTGCCGCTGGCAGCTGAACCCTGGCCTTTACCACTACGAAACGGTCATTGCCAACCAGGTAGGGTCATTGAGGGGAGTGAGTGTGactgcagcaggctgggcaggTGGGACATCTGCCACAGGGCCCATCTCCTCCCCTACACGTGCTCTCTCCTCCACAGTTCACGGTGTGCCTGCGGTGCAAGGGGCAGACGATTTACCAGCAGGTCTTGTCCGTGGAGAGAcccagcaggctgcagggctggaactGGGGCTACTGTGGCCGCTACGCCTTTTACCATGCGCTGTACCCCCGTGCCTGGCTGGTGTACGAGCTGCCGGGGCAGAAGGTGGTGCTGACTTGCCGGCAGCTCTCTCCCGTCATCCCCCATGACTATCAGGTAAGGCGGGGCCGGTTTTCCCAACATTTCCCGGTGTCTGCGCTCAGCCGTGCTCCCAGGCGGGGGAAGCCGCGCAGCCGTGCGTGCGGGAGCTCGGCATTGCAGCAAGGGACGGCTCGGCGCTGCCACACTGCCCgtgctggctgccagccccaggcgagggtggcagctgtgctgctgacacGTCTGACCTTCCTCTTACCCCGGTGCAGCACGTGAGCCTGTATCAACCTGCCGAGCAGATGAGTGATGAGGCACCCGCCTGAGCCCTAAACGCCGCTTTCCGCCTCTCTGCTGCCCGCCGTGGTGTTTGCCAGCCCAGGGCTTCTCTTTTGAATTTTATCTTGCCGAAGGGCCTCCCAAattcctgtgctcctgctgctgctgctcctcagcttgGCAGCAGGCGCCCAGACGGAGTTATTATTGCCAGTGCTCTTGCTGCCGCTGCACGGCGTGTGGCGTCCCCAGCAGCGGGGGAAATGATGCCGgggcagctgcctggggagcagcagccctgtaGGACAGCATTGTGTGTCTCTGCCAGGACTCCAGCTTGCCAGTGGGAGTGTTCATCTGGGAGGTGGAGAACGAGAGGGATGAGGACGTGGAAGTGTCCATCatgttcagcctgcagaacGGCACGGGAGCGGAGGAGGACGGGAGCGGTGGGCACTGGAACGAGCCCTTCACCTTCCAGAAGGATGGCGAGCGGGTGGCTGGAGTCCTGCTGCACCACTGCCCAGCTGTGAACTCCTTCACTCTGGCCATTTCTGCCCGGGAGAAGGTAAAGGGCTGGCCCTGCCGCTGGGGCTCCTGCTGGGGAGGATGTGCAGCCCTTCTGGATGTGggggagctgcctgcaggcatCTGGCAAAGGATGGGTGTACAAGGGCTTGGGGTTGACAGCGGTTCTCAGCACTTGCCTGATGCCAGGAGTGGGGACATGACTCCCCTGAGAGCAGCCTCTTTGGGGGTGGTGtcaggagagcagctgaggcAACAAGTTTGGAGTTGGAGTTGCTGGGCAGCACATGGGAAGTGAGTTTGATCTCCGGGTGGTGCTGTCGGGGAGTAGAGAGCGTTAATCTTGTCCTCCGAAGCAGCAGTCCCTGATGATGCTCTTCCCTTCCTCAGGCTGGCACGGGAGTCACCCATGTCACAGCATTCAATCCCATGGGATTGGGCAGAGAGGTGTGGCAGGACCTCCTGCAGGATGGCAGGCTGGATTCTCCCACCGGTGAGTCCCTCCATTCTCTGTGGGAtgggaggagggggagcaggggaaaTGGGTGGCCGTGCTGGTTCTGGGCACCCAAGTCAGGGCAGAGTTCTTTCCTGCAGCCTGCTTGGCTGATAAGAATTTCTCCAGGATGCTGTGGCTTGTTCCCAAATTTAGGCAGTATCCAAACTTTCCATTGCTTGTCCTTGTTGTGGTTTCCCCAAAAGTTGTTCATTCCACTTTGGGACTGTTCTTGGGTATTGGTTACACGTGCCCAAGTCTGTGTGTGGTTGCCCACTAAATTGAGATTTCTGCTATGGAGCCAGCATGCTGCCCAGACACCTTTCCTCAGTTCCTGTTTCCAGATAAATGAGCTGTGTCCTGTCAGATTTGTTCTTGCCAGCATTTAAAAGTGATTGGGTTTTAGTGCTGCCATTACTTGCTGTCCTCTTCCTACTAACAGTTCTCTGAACATCTCTGGTATTCCTTTGATAATTCTGCATCCATGCTTAGGTGTCTGGTCACTCCCTTAGGAGGATGTCATTTGAAGCAGGGTGtcatttccagcctttcccactCACCTCCTATTGCCATATTAGGTGATCATTTCCCTAATGTCTGTCAGTTTTTAAGCAAGGATGATGCTGACAAACTAATGATGCTGGGTCTTTGCACAATTTCTTGAGGCCTAAATTATGTAAATGAAGTGTCTACTAtgtaattttttccagaaaaataagcTTCCTGCCTAGATGTACTCAGAGCTCTCCAGGCTATTGGGATGTGGTTTTCTCTCAGGCATGCCAGGCATTATTATAGTCAGGATCTGTGCTTATGTTGCTCTAATGAGTTTACCTTGTATACATGTCAGAACCAGCATATAATTATCCAGCCACCTCAGGGCTTTTCTTAAATACCAGCATGGCACAAGCACCCTGCAAAAAGCTGGAAACAATGACTGTCCCTAGAAAGTCACAGTGTCTCTGAGTGCTGGGCAGATACAGAGTCATGGGATACTCTGTAGCTTCCATTCATGCCTGGTGACTTTTCCTGCCTGATTTGTTCCTGTTCTTGGATGACTGAATCCTTTTAACCACTCCTCCTGTggaaggtatttttttcctgcgGCAATGTCATTCCTTAAAGCCTTGGGCTGTACCTTCCAGGTTGTACAGGGGCTTTGGTATGCCCACTGTCATCTCCCTCAAGGGGTGTGTGAACTTCAGTTACCATCCCTTTGGTCTTTTTTGGTTGCTTAAGaatatcttaatttttcctGTCAGGTAAAAGCAGGCCAACAGAGAAGggggaggtgacagcagcagcagtatgTGCCAGCTGCCAGGTGCCTGCCCATGGGCACAAGACGCTGGAGTTTGCCCTGGCTTGGGACATGCCCTGTGTTCACTTTGGCTCCAAGGAGAAGCTGCACCTCAGGTAGGTGGGTTGTCTCCAGTGGTGTTTGCCTCATGCCCATAAAgccctcttttccctctttcctgaCTTGTGTACCAAGTGGGGACCTTTTGCCTCCTCGTGGCTGTGGCCCTGCCAGCTCAAGGAGAGGACCCCGAGACTACCCCCTGCTTCCCAGTAGCAGCTGAGTTCTGCTGTTCACTGTAGTCCAGTGTCCCTCTGTGGTGTCCGTGTGGGTTTCCCAGGTGGAGCCCATGGGGTGCTGACCAAACCCTCACTTGGCAGGCGGTACACCCGGTTTTTTGGCAGCAAAGGCGATGCTGCACCTGCCCTGTCCCATTACGCCCTGACACACTACAAGGAGTGGGAGAGGAAGATTGAAGCGTGGCAGAATCCCATCCTGGAGAACAGGTAGGACAGATGAGAGCACCTTCCCAGTGCCCTCCTGGGGTTGGCTGCCGCAGGAGCATCACCAGCTCGGTCTCTGAGGGTGAGCTTCCCTCTTTCCCGCAGCCAGCTGCCTTCCTGGTACAAGTCAGCCCTCTTCAATGAGCTCTACTTCATGACGGATGGCGGCACCATCTGGATGGAGGTGCCCCCTGACTGCTGTGCCGAGGACCTGCAGGGGCCGGCAGGGGCGGGACTGTCCCACCTCCTCCCTGTCCTGCGGGAATACGGAAGGTTTGCTTATTTGGAAGGTAACTCACAAGGAAGTGAGGGATTCTCCCAACTCAACCCCTCCCATTACTGTGGCCATCCGTTTTTCACCTGCCATGGGGATGTTTTTCACTCTCCAGTGTGTAGAGAGCAGTGCTATTGCCAGGAAAACCCCTTTTTTAGTCGTCCCAAAGGATTTGGCATGAAGTGTTCCCCAGATCCCTGGTGTCCTGTGTAGAGAATGAAAGTGTCTTTGAATGGGAGCCCCTGCCCGTGGTGGGAAATATTCCCCTGTCCTGGGCCATGTGGAGGGAGGacctttcccccttttccccttgCCATGGCAGTCTCCTTTCCCTCACCATCTGCCCCGTCCCGCCAGGCCAGGAGTACCGCATGTACAACACCTACGATGTCCATTTCTACGCCTCCTTCGCTCTCATCATGCTGTGGCCCAAGCTGCAGATCAGCCTGCAGTATGACATTGGTGAGTGTCCCCAGAGGCCCTGCCTTGGTGCCTGCTCAGGGCTTCACCTCGGGAAGAGGGGGAGGGTTTGGGACAGGGGCTGCTGTAGGGATGTGTGCCACGGAGCCAGCATCCCCCTGCAGCCgctctgctgtgcccagggcatGCAGGCCTGGaatgctgctgcctcagcatctctgtgcccagcactgggggTGCCCTCTTGCCATGCTGGGGGTTcacagctggctctgcctgccctgggggaGCCCCTGgtcttcccagctctgtccttgcCCCTTGCAGAGCAGTCACACAGAGCTGTTTGCAGACTCACACTTCTCTGGATGGTTTTGGTGGCTGCTTGGTGATGGCCTGAGTAGGGGTGTGGAGCACAgtgctttgctgtgctctgatagggctgagcctgctgggctcccttcccagcccttccttAATGGGGTGGTGACAGTTGCATGTCCCCTGCTGAGCAGGGGGTGGAGAGCAGCCTGTCCACTTGCAGAGGGCTGTGATCTTGGAGCTCCAGAGGGCAGCCTGGCGTGCTGGTGTTGGTGGCCCTGCCTGGGCTTTTATGCTTGGacttttctgcagcagtttctgctgcctttcttaCATATcctgctttcttctctgcagctgtcaCTGTGGTGAATGAGGATGTCCAGCCACGACAGTACCTGATGTGTGGTCAGACAGCCCAGGTGAAGATGAAGAATGTGGTGCCACATGACATTGGAGACCCAGGTGAGGGGTCTCTTGGGGTTgtgggggagcagaggggatgcCAAGCTGTGGAAAATGGGTATGGGATATGAAATAAACTGTTTATTCTTGTCAAACATTGGAACTGTCTGCCTGAAAAGTTGTGGTGCCATCATCCCTGGTGTATTTAAAAGaagtgtagatgtggcacttaaggATGTGGTTCAGTGGTGGACTTAGCAGTGcctagaggtcttttccagcttaaatGATTCTTTGGTTCTGTATTTTCTGGGAATGGAAAGCTGGATGGTATGGGGTGGTGATGAAGACCGTGCTGCATGGAACTTTTACAAGGGAGACGGAGGGAAGTAGCAGGAAGGCCGTTCTCACTAGAGATGGCACAGGGTACAACATattatttcagtgctgtttgatCACAGCACCCTTGGGTCCTTGCTCCTGTGTAGGAGGAGGGATGTTTGTTGCTCGCTGCCCTGCTGCATCTGGTCTGTCCTGGTTTAGGTGATGAGCCATGGCAGCGTGTCAATGCCTACCTGATGCACGACACTGCTGACTGGAAGGACCTCAACCTGAAGTTTGTGCTGCAGGTGTACCGTGACTACTACCTGACACATGACTCCCTGTACCTGCAGGACATGTGGCCAGTGTGCCAGGTACTGGGAGATCAGACCCCGGAGCATCTTCCCTCTGGAGCCAAGCAGCTTCCTGAGAGGATGGATGCTCCTGAGCAGTGTGAGGAGCTTCCAGGATGTGAGGACTGCGTGAccatctcctgcctctcccacagGCTGTGATGGAGTCAGAGCTGAAGTTTGACACGGATAATGATGGGCTCATTGAAAATGGTGGCTTTGCTGACCAGACATACGACGCCTGGGTGGTGCATGGAGCCAGGTGAGAAAGAGAGGCAGGTGGGAGATGGGGGCTGTGGGGTAGGACATAGCTCAGAGCTGGGCCTTTGTGTCCCATTTGCCACGGAGCCCTTGAGGTGTCCCACATTCCTGATACTTCTCTTGTTTGGCTCCGGCAGTGCCTACTGTGGTGGACTGTGGCTGGCTGCTGTCTGCATGATGTGCAAGATGGCAGAAGTGCTCGGGGATACTGAGATCCAGCAGAAATACCTGGGCATCCTGAAAAAGGGCAAGGAGGCGTTTGAGAGGATGCTCTGGAATGGTGGGTGCTCAGCAGTGAGGAACCACACTCAGCTGGCCATGTGTCCCTTGGGAGGGAGTGGCTCTTCCTTGGATCATGGAGCCTTGTGGGGAAtgggggaaggaaggggcaATACTGTCCCTGCAGacagggagaaaggaagggaggTACTGCCCCTTTAAatggaggggaaggagcaggtgTCTAGGAGAGAACAGGTatgagaaaggaagaggagtcttgtggaaaaagcagctgtgctcctgaCACACAGGGAGGTGGGTAGGGACAGCTCACCCGAGCCAGTATCCTAATCTATtgattttaaactgttttctgcCTTTCGCAGGAAAATACTACAACTACGATAGCAGTGGAAGTGACACATCCAGCAGCATCATGTCAGACCAGTGTGCTGGTCAGTGGTTTCTTGGAGTTTGTGGTCTGGACCATGAGGTAAGAGAAGGGGCTGCCTGGTGTGCTTGGGGTGAGATGGGAcctgtggcaggagggaagcagcagcagggctggcacctgTTGGAGGTTACACTTTAGGGCTAGTGTGGGGGGGTGCCTGCCTGTTTTCTCACTCTGCACACCCTAGGGGAGGATATTGGATGGATACAGTGGAATCCATCTTAAACCAAAACCCTCTCACAGAGaggccctgcagcagggatgtgtAACTGCAGTTAGCTTTGGCCCCAGTGGGGTTTGCTGTGGGCAAAGTgctatttgtttaaaaacagcagaaaaatgtgtttgaaactTTCCGCAATATTCGCTGCCCTAAAAACTCCAAAATTGATATCGAAGGGAACTATGGTTTATTCCAAGTCCTGAGGGCTGTGTCTCTTCAGTTGGAAGAGGAGAATTGGCTGCAGACTCCTCATGTCTGGTGGGGTggtcagagcagctgctggtgctgcaagCCCTTAAAGAGAGAGGGACAGTGGTTTATTTATACCCCGTGGCCATTTGTCACAGCAAAGCTTTCTGCTGGACATGGGCAGGCAAAGGCCTCGGCTGAGTGAAGNNNNNNNNNNNNNNNNNNNNNNNNNNNNNNNNNNNNNNNNNNNNNNNNNNNNNNNNNNNNNNNNNNNNNNNNNNNNNNNNNNNNNNNNNNNNNNNNNNNNNNNNNNNNNNNNNNNNNNNNNNNNNNNNNNNNNNNNNNNNNNNNNNNNNNNNNNNNNNNNNNNNNNNNNNNNNNNNNNNNNNNNNNNNNNNNNNNNNNNNNNNNNNNNNNNNNNNNNNNNNNNNNNNNNNNNNNNNNNNNNNNNNNNNNNNNNNNNNNNNNNNNNNNNNNNNNNNNNNNNNNNNNNNNNNNNNNNNNNNNNNNNNNNNNNNNNNNNNNNNNNNNNNNNNNNNNNNNNNNNNNNNNNNNNNNNNNNNNNNNNNNNNNNNNNNNNNNNNNNNNNNNNNNNNNNNNNNNNNNNNNNNNNNNNNNNNNNNNNNNNNNNNNNNNNNNNNNNNNNNNNNNNNNNNNNNNNNNNNNNNNNNNNNNNNNNNNNNNNNNNNNNNNNNNNNNNNNNNNNNNNNNNNNNNNNNNNNNNNNNNNNNNNNNNNNNNNNNNNNNNNNNNNNNNNNNNNNNNNNNNNNNNNNNNNNNNNNNNNNNNNNNNNNNNNNNNNNNNNNNNNNNNNNNNNNNNNNNNNNNNNNNNNNNNNNNNNNNNNNNNNNNNNNNNNNNNNNNNNNNNNNNNNNNNNNNNNNNNNNNNNNNNNNNNNNNNNNNNNNNNNNNNNNNNNNNNNNNNNNNNNNNNNNNNNNNNNNNNNNNNNNNNNNNNNNNNNNNNNNNNNNNNNNNNNNNNNNNNNNNNNNNNNNNNNNNNNNNNNNNNNNNNNNNNNNNNNNNNNNNNNNNNNNNNNNNNNNNNNNNNNNNNNNNNNNNNNNNNNNNNNNNNNNNNNNNNNNNNNNNNNNNNNNNNNNNNNNNNNNNNNNNNNNNNNNNNNNNNNNNNNNNNNNNNNNNNNNNNNNNNNNNNNNNNNNNNNNNNNNNNNNNNNNNNNNNNNNNNNNNNNNNNNNNNNNNNNNNNNNNNNNNNNNNNNNNNNNNNNNNNNNNNNNNNNNNNNNNNNNGGTGAGGGAGTTCTGAGGACACCACAAGAAGGGTTATTATCTCTTTCTGGCCACAACAGAACTTTTTTGGTGCCAAAGTGCATCCTTAATTGCTCTCAGGGCTGCCAGGTAGGAAGCCCCCTGCCCTTTCCTCTGTGACCATTCTTCAGCAGACCACTctgctgtcccagtgctgccagtggGTGCCAAATGGCCTTCTTTCTGCTCCCAGGGGAGAATTTCTGGGCAGAGGAATAACCTTATCTGGCAAGAGCAAGCTCACAGATGCTACATCCCTGCACCTGTTGGTGTCTTCCCATGTCAGAGCCCAGAGCCAATGGAGAAGGACAAAGATGCAAAGAAGCCCTCCCTTAGGATGGCTGTGGGAGGCTGGAGGGGTACTGTGACACCAGAACACCAGGGCATCTCACCTGGGCTGTCCATCTGCACCTGTCTGTGGGGACTGAGAGACATCAATTATGTTATGCCAGCAAAGCTGTTTATTACACTAGATCACCAGCATTTATAGGCCTTTAtgttttgtattaaatattCTATTCAGACATCTTTGCTTCTGTTCCTTTAGTAACAGGGTCTTTTTCATTATCGTGTACAAACAATGTTTTTGTTACTTTCTTTCACTAGCAATGcctttgttacattttttcatCGGAGCACTCAAACATGATGTCTTGACTCTCGTTCTCGTTTTGGGTTATCTTTCTCACAGTTTTCACTGTACCAGCTCCTAGAGGCTGGTGGCATTACCCAGCTCAGCTGTCTGATTTCCCATATCTCCCCCATTTTTGTTTCCTATGCATAGGCTTCATGCATTTTGATGTTAAAGCAGTTTGTATCTGAAAGGCTATTATCTTATTATTGGTCATTTCTTAGATACGGGATAATATACATGGAATGCAGgttataataataataatttattcaatATAATCATGTTACTGACAAAGAGATTTGGAGTATAGGAGAATAAAAGGATAATGTCTAAGATTCCTTAGGAAGTGGAAATAAATGGCTACTGTTTTAAAGTTCATGTGGTTTGAGATTAGGGGCTGTGCTGTTTAGGCATGAGGAAGCTCGTTACTTGGAAATGTTGAAATTGACATTATGAAATGTCCTTTTGGAAGCATGGAATAGGGAATAACTGAAGAAATTTAGTAGGAATACAATAACTTGATGGTGTGTGCAGTAGGATGTAATATTCTATTTGATTCTTTGCTTCTGTTCCTTTGGTAACACAATCCTTTTGATTCTTATTGTGAGCAAACAAAATTTTTGCTACATTCTTTCACTAGCAATGTCTTTATTATGTTCTTCATCAGAGTGCTCAAACGTGATGTCATCacttttgttcttgttttgaaTTTATCTTAACAACCTTCATTATACCAAAACCAATTAAGTCAACACCATCACCCAACTCAGCTCCTGTATCTGTCTAATTGTCCACATTAATCTTGGAACAAACATATTCTGGTGAGATAAAACAGCCTCTCTGACGGCTGGTATTTTAGGAACACCCAGATTGCACAATGCCCTCACCAGAGCTGCCACCCACAGCCCCGGCAGCaataaaaaggagagggagcaggagcatcAGCAGACACCTGCAAGGAGGACATCCCCATCAACTCTCCACCTGCTGCAGAGATGGCGCAAGGAACTCCCNTGTCTCTGGTGAGCTCTGAGCCAACTGGGAGGTGGGACTGTGGTGAAGTCCTCTCCTCTGTTCCTATGACATTTCATGgattttttccatgtattttgaTCCACTGCCTGGCTGCCATCACTCCTGTCTGTAGCCTCATGAACGAGGCCTTGCTGGGTGCAGAGTTCAGCGGTGAACAAGTCGGAAATGTCATGTAAGAGATCCAGTCCTGAAGAAAGTGTGCCCAAAAGCTTCTGCCAGAGAAGGGCCCTTCACTGATTCCCAGAGCACCCCCTGGGCTTATCTCCAGAGCCACACTGGGGGAAAATGTCTGCAGGGAATGCTTGGCTTGAGCATAGAGAGAagggattttctgcttttgctttgagTCTGACAAAGCTGTCTGGTTGgccttcccagcctttcctggcCAGGATCTGCAAAGTGCCAGCCTCTGCTTCCACCAACTCTGGTGTCACCAGACTGAGAACAATTGTCTGGCACCTCCTGGTCTGTGCTGATGAACTTCCTGCCTCTTGTCCCTCTTGCAAGTGACAACCATAAAGCAGATGAGGATGGTATGGTTGGCCAGGCCCCCAAAGCCAACCCCCAAGCAATGGGGAAGGGGCATTGCCAGTGACTGTGGGTGAGAATCTGTTTTTTGGAGATC
This sequence is a window from Parus major isolate Abel chromosome Z, Parus_major1.1, whole genome shotgun sequence. Protein-coding genes within it:
- the GBA2 gene encoding non-lysosomal glucosylceramidase; the encoded protein is MAAAEEPLMRRYEGAAKGRGVAADGWRVCLAHSFEELRQPYGAGDVPLRDVLRHIGLGLRYFRWWFKKTRIEKKSAFIDLLCAVPLQQIYGCPLGGIGGGTITRGWRGEFCRWQLNPGLYHYETVIANQFTVCLRCKGQTIYQQVLSVERPSRLQGWNWGYCGRYAFYHALYPRAWLVYELPGQKVVLTCRQLSPVIPHDYQDSSLPVGVFIWEVENERDEDVEVSIMFSLQNGTGAEEDGSGGHWNEPFTFQKDGERVAGVLLHHCPAVNSFTLAISAREKAGTGVTHVTAFNPMGLGREVWQDLLQDGRLDSPTGKSRPTEKGEVTAAAVCASCQVPAHGHKTLEFALAWDMPCVHFGSKEKLHLRRYTRFFGSKGDAAPALSHYALTHYKEWERKIEAWQNPILENSQLPSWYKSALFNELYFMTDGGTIWMEVPPDCCAEDLQGPAGAGLSHLLPVLREYGRFAYLEGQEYRMYNTYDVHFYASFALIMLWPKLQISLQYDIAVTVVNEDVQPRQYLMCGQTAQVKMKNVVPHDIGDPGDEPWQRVNAYLMHDTADWKDLNLKFVLQVYRDYYLTHDSLYLQDMWPVCQAVMESELKFDTDNDGLIENGGFADQTYDAWVVHGASAYCGGLWLAAVCMMCKMAEVLGDTEIQQKYLGILKKGKEAFERMLWNGKYYNYDSSGSDTSSSIMSDQCAGQWFLGVCGLDHEVFPKSHVLSALKTIFEKNVLSFAGGTMGAVNGMRPDGVPDTSSVQSSEVWVGVVYSLAATMIQEGMVEEGFRTAEGCYRTVWERLGMAFQTPEAYREKKVYRSLAYMRPLSIWSMQLALEHRAGQAPAPAQLRQGPTHP